A stretch of DNA from Tsuneonella amylolytica:
AGCGTGCGGGGAATCTATACGGTGAACCGCCCGCGCGCGCCGACGGTTCCCCTCTCGCCAAATGACGGGACGGCACCTATGGCCCCGGCCATGGACCTCTCGCAGCTCCGCGTGGCGATCGTCACCGGCAACTACAACATGGTGCGCGACGGACCGACGCAGGCGCTGAACCGGCTGGTCGCCTACCTGCTCGACCACGGCGCGGCGGTGCGCATCTTCGCGCCGACGATCGCCGATCCGCAGGTCGACCACGCCGGCGAACTGATCTCGGTACCCTCGTTCCCCATTCCCGGGCGCAGCGAATACCGCGTGCCGCTGGGCCTCGTCGGCGAAGCGCGCGAGAAGTTCGAGGCATTCCGCCCCAACATCGTCCACGTCGCAGCGCCCGACCGCGCCAGCCGGCAGGCGGCGAAGTGGGCCCGCGCGCACGGCGTGCCGGTGCTCGGCAGCGTGCACACCCGCTTCGAGACGTATCCCCAGTACTATCACCTCGGCTTCACCCAGCCGCTGGTGGAGGCCTGGCTGCGCGCGCTCTATCGCAACTGCGATGCGCTCGTCGCGCCGTCCGACGGAATGGTCGACGTGCTGAAACAGCAGCGGATGCACACCGACATCGGCATCTGGTCGCGCGGGGTCGAGCGGACGATCTTCCATTTCGGCGCGCGCGACCTCGAACGCCGCCGTGCCATCGGCATCGCCGACGACGAGGTCGCCATCGGCTTCCTCGGCCGGGTGGTGAT
This window harbors:
- a CDS encoding glycosyltransferase family 4 protein, whose protein sequence is MDLSQLRVAIVTGNYNMVRDGPTQALNRLVAYLLDHGAAVRIFAPTIADPQVDHAGELISVPSFPIPGRSEYRVPLGLVGEAREKFEAFRPNIVHVAAPDRASRQAAKWARAHGVPVLGSVHTRFETYPQYYHLGFTQPLVEAWLRALYRNCDALVAPSDGMVDVLKQQRMHTDIGIWSRGVERTIFHFGARDLERRRAIGIADDEVAIGFLGRVVMEKGLPEFADTMRELTRRGVPHKVLVLGDGPARGWFEDNVPEARFAGYQSGAELGHWVAGMDVFFNPSITETFGNVTLEAMACGVPVVAARATGSTTLVKDGVTGTLVDPGDIPAFADAIQRYIQDPALRTGHGAAGEARSKEFTWDAINRSMAETYLRLLDARKG